A section of the Falco peregrinus isolate bFalPer1 chromosome 3, bFalPer1.pri, whole genome shotgun sequence genome encodes:
- the RIPOR2 gene encoding rho family-interacting cell polarization regulator 2 isoform X2, with amino-acid sequence MQHAQDEMTAPGEEDDAFGEGISSRLPEIMSIGSHSFSPGGPNGIIRSQSFAGFSGLQERRSRCNSFIENSSALKKPQAKVKKMHNLGHKNSTTPKEPQPKRMEEVYRALKNGLDEYLEVHQTELDKLTTQLKDMKRNSRLGVLYDLDKQIKAVERYMRRLEFHISKVDELYEAYCIQRRLCDGASKMKQAFAMSPASKAARESLTEINRSYKEYTENMCTIEAELENLLGEFSIKMKGLAGFARLCPGDQYEIFMRYGRQRWKLKGKIEVNGKQSWDGEEMVFLPLIVGLISIKVTEVKGLATHILVGSVTCETKDLFAARPQVVAVDINDLGTIKLNLEITWYPFDVEDLTPSTGNVSKASALQRRMSMYSQGTPETPTFKDHSFFSNLPDEVFENGTVITEKRPLSFTFGDLPYEDRVPPANSAESSSAHISSSPDITATPTQHRALKSSKSSSLDCSSSDSRRDSVTEPKDLPSQGEGTAVENKTTPRAAPEVCQKSSDAGSDHVFIETSVPVSLLQDTDEGSELKPVELDTYEGNITKQLVKRLTSAEAPMTPERLPCEGSISGESEGYKSYLDGSIEEALQGLLLALEPHKEQYKEFQDLDQEVMHLDDVLKCKPAVSRSRSSSLSLTVESALESFDFLNTSDFDDEDGGCVEVCNGGGVADSVFSDTEIEKNSYRTEHPEARGHLSEALTEDTGVGTSVAGSPLPLTTGNDSLDITIVKHLQYCTQLIQQIVFSSKTPFVTRDLLDKLSRQILVMENIVEISTENLGNITSLTDAIPEFHKKLSLLAFWMKCTGPSGVYHTSADKMMKQLDINFATTVNEECPGLAETVFRILVSQILDRTEPVLYSSMSSEIITVFQYYNYFASHSVNDLGSYLLQLAKEASVVQVLQSVKDGKLQQNVAKINSNNLPPQQEVLRALALLLNENKNEVSETVASLLTATTENRHFREKALIYYCEALTQPNLQLQKAACLALRYLKATESIKMLVTLCQSDNEEIRKVASETLLSLGEDGRLAYEQLDKFPREFAKVGSRRGTETATAF; translated from the exons gAATATCTTCCAGGCTTCCTGAAATCATGTCAATAGGATCACACTCATTCTCTCCAGGAGGTCCTAATGGGATTATCAGAAGCCAGTCCTTCGCTGGCTTCAGCGGGCTTCAGGAGAGACGCTCCAG GTGTAACTCCTTTATTGAAAATTCCTCTGCACTCAAGAAGCCCCAAGCAAAGGTGAAGAAAATGCATAACCTGGGCCATAAGAACAGCACCACGCCCAAAGAGCCCCAGCCGAAAAGGATGGAGGAGGTCTATCGAGCCCTGAAGAATGGCTTGGA TGAGTATCTGGAAGTTCACCAGACAGAGCTGGACAAGTTGACTACTCAGTtaaaagacatgaaaagaaACTCACGCCTG GGAGTCCTGTACGATTTAGATAAG caAATCAAAGCAGTCGAAAGATACATGAGAAGGCTGGAGTTCCACATTAGCAAG GTGGATGAGCTTTATGAAGCCTATTGTATCCAAAGACGTCTCTGTGATGGTGCCAGCAAAATGAAGCAAGCCTTTGCAATGTCTCCTGCCAGCAAAGCAGCTCGAGAGAGTTTAACCGAGATCAACAGGAGTTACAAGGAGTACACAGAG AACATGTGTACCATAGAAGCAGAGCTAGAAAACCTATTGGGGGAGTTTTCCATCAAGATGAAAG GTCTGGCTGGCTTCGCTCGGCTCTGCCCAGGAGATCAATACGAG attttcatgcGTTACGGTCGCCAGCGATGGaaactgaaaggcaaaataGAAGTGAATGgcaagcagagctgggatggaGAAGAAATGGTTTTCCTCCCTCTCATTGTTGGACTGATCTCCATTAAG GTCACAGAAGTCAAAGGACTTGCTACTCACATCCTTGTGGGAAGTGTTACCTGTGAGACAAAAGACTTGTTTGCAGCTCGGCCTCAGGTGGTTGCAGTAGACATTAACGACCTCGGCACAATAAAGCTGAATCTTGAAATTACCTGGTA TCCCTTTGATGTTGAAGACTTGACCCCATCCACAGGAAATGTGAGCAAGGCATCTGCTCTCCAGAGGAGAATGTCCATGTACAGCCAAGGCACTCCCGAAACACCAACCTTCAAGGACCACTCATTCTTT TCGAATTTGCCAGATGAAGTCTTTGAAAATGGAACAGTGATCACTGAGAAACGGCCTCTTTCTTTTACCTTTGGCGACCTGCCTTACGAAGACCGTGTGCCCCCTGCCAACTCAGCAGAGTCATCTTCTGCTCACATCAGCTCCAGCCCTGACATCActgccacccccacccagcACCGAGCCCTCAAGTCCTCCAAGAGCTCAAGCCTGGACTGTAGCAGCAGCGACTCCCGCAGAGACTCTGTCACCGAGCCGAAGGACCTGCCATCCCAGGGAGAGGGAACAGCGGTTGAGAACAAGACCACCCCAAGGGCAGCTCCTGAAGTTTGCCAAAAATCCTCTGATGCTGGGAGTGATCATGTCTTTATAGAAACAAGTGTCCCAGTGTCTCTCCTGCAGGACACGGATGAAGGTTCAGAGCTCAAGCCTGTGGAGCTGGATACCTATGAGGGCAACATCACGAAGCAGCTGGTAAAAAGGCTTACATCAGCAGAGGCACCCATGACCCCAGAGAGGCTGCCATGTGAGGGATCAATTAGTGGGGAATCAGAAGGATATAAATCTTACCTCGATGGAAGCATTGAAGAAGCCTTGCAAGGGCTTCTCTTAGCTCTTGAGCCACATAAAGAGCAGTATAAAGAGTTTCAGGACCTGGACCAAGAAGTGATGCATCTAGATGACGTCCTAAAA TGCAAGCCAGCAGTAAGCCGAAGCAGGTCCTCCAGTTTAAGTCTAACAGTTGAAAGTGCTTTAGAAAGCTTTGATTTCCTGAACACCTCTGACTTTGATGATGAGGATGGTGGTTGTGTGGAGGTTTGTAATGGTGGAGGAGTTGCAGACTCAGTATTTTCAGATACTGAGATTGAGAAGAATAG ctacAGGACAGAGCACCCAGAAGCCAGAGGCCACCTGAGCGAAGCTCTCACTGAGGACACAGGCGTGGGCACCAGCGTGGCCGGCAGCCCTCTGCCCCTGACCACAGGGAATGACAGCCTCGATATAACCATAGTTAAGCACTTGCAGTATTGCACACAGCTCATTCAG CAAATTGTATTCTCCAGTAAAACACCATTCGTGACAAGAGACCTCCTGGATAAGCTGTCCAGGCAGATCCTCGTGATGGAGAACATTGTGGAGATCAGCACTGAGAACTTGGGAAACATCACCTCCCTTACTGATG CAATTCCAGAGTTCCACAAAAAGCTGTCGCTGCTGGCTTTCTGGATGAAGTGTACTGGCCCTTCAGGAGTGTATCACACGTCTGCAGACAAGATGATGAAGCAGTTGGATATCAATTTTGCCACCACTGTGAATGAGGAGTGTCCAGGGCTTGCAGAAACAG TCTTCAGGATCCTGGTGTCTCAGATCTTGGACCGGACGGAGCCTGTCCTCTACTCCAGCATGTCCTCCGAGATCATTACCGTCTTTCAGTATTACAACTATTTTGCCAGCCACAGTGTTAATGACCTTGGAAGCTATTTGCTGCAGCTCGCAAAAGAAG CCTCTGTAGTTCAGGTGCTGCAGTCAGTGAAAGatggaaaactgcagcaaaatgtGGCCAAAATAAACTCCAATAACCTTCCGCCACAGCAAGAAGTTTTGAGAGCTTTGGCTTTGCTtctcaatgaaaataaaaacgAAGTCAGTGAGACTGTGGCATCACTTCTGACAGCTACCACAGAGAACAGGCACTTCAGGGAGAAG GCCTTGATTTATTACTGTGAAGCACTAACCCAGCCCAacctccagctgcagaaagcagcttgcTTGGCTTTACGATACCTCAAG GCTACTGAGAGTATTAAAATGCTGGTCACACTCTGCCAATCCGACAACGAAGAGATCAGAAAAGTGGCATCCGAAACCCTGCTCTCCCTTG GTGAAGATGGGAGGCTGGCATATGAACAGCTGGACAAATTTCCCCGGGAGTTTGCTAAAGTTGGAAGCCGCCGTGGAACTGAAACTGCCACAGCTTTTTAG
- the RIPOR2 gene encoding rho family-interacting cell polarization regulator 2 isoform X7, giving the protein MQHAQDEMTAPGEEDDAFGEVFWRRALPRGWGAAVPEERWAASERRPGARCEPRRARAAPPAAAGISSRLPEIMSIGSHSFSPGGPNGIIRSQSFAGFSGLQERRSRCNSFIENSSALKKPQAKVKKMHNLGHKNSTTPKEPQPKRMEEVYRALKNGLDEYLEVHQTELDKLTTQLKDMKRNSRLGVLYDLDKQIKAVERYMRRLEFHISKVDELYEAYCIQRRLCDGASKMKQAFAMSPASKAARESLTEINRSYKEYTENMCTIEAELENLLGEFSIKMKGLAGFARLCPGDQYEIFMRYGRQRWKLKGKIEVNGKQSWDGEEMVFLPLIVGLISIKVTEVKGLATHILVGSVTCETKDLFAARPQVVAVDINDLGTIKLNLEITWYPFDVEDLTPSTGNVSKASALQRRMSMYSQGTPETPTFKDHSFFKWLHPLQDRPKLTILDALQDTFFDKLRRSRSFSDLPSLRLSPKAGLELYSNLPDEVFENGTVITEKRPLSFTFGDLPYEDRVPPANSAESSSAHISSSPDITATPTQHRALKSSKSSSLDCSSSDSRRDSVTEPKDLPSQGEGTAVENKTTPRAAPEVCQKSSDAGSDHVFIETSVPVSLLQDTDEGSELKPVELDTYEGNITKQLVKRLTSAEAPMTPERLPCEGSISGESEGYKSYLDGSIEEALQGLLLALEPHKEQYKEFQDLDQEVMHLDDVLKCKPAVSRSRSSSLSLTVESALESFDFLNTSDFDDEDGGCVEVCNGGGVADSVFSDTEIEKNSYRTEHPEARGHLSEALTEDTGVGTSVAGSPLPLTTGNDSLDITIVKHLQYCTQLIQQIVFSSKTPFVTRDLLDKLSRQILVMENIVEISTENLGNITSLTDAIPEFHKKLSLLAFWMKCTGPSGVYHTSADKMMKQLDINFATTVNEECPGLAETVFRILVSQILDRTEPVLYSSMSSEIITVFQYYNYFASHSVNDLGSYLLQLAKEASVVQVLQSVKDGKLQQNVAKINSNNLPPQQEVLRALALLLNENKNEVSETVASLLTATTENRHFREKALIYYCEALTQPNLQLQKAACLALRYLKATESIKMLVTLCQSDNEEIRKVASETLLSLGEDGRLAYEQLDKFPREFAKVGSRRGTETATAF; this is encoded by the exons gAATATCTTCCAGGCTTCCTGAAATCATGTCAATAGGATCACACTCATTCTCTCCAGGAGGTCCTAATGGGATTATCAGAAGCCAGTCCTTCGCTGGCTTCAGCGGGCTTCAGGAGAGACGCTCCAG GTGTAACTCCTTTATTGAAAATTCCTCTGCACTCAAGAAGCCCCAAGCAAAGGTGAAGAAAATGCATAACCTGGGCCATAAGAACAGCACCACGCCCAAAGAGCCCCAGCCGAAAAGGATGGAGGAGGTCTATCGAGCCCTGAAGAATGGCTTGGA TGAGTATCTGGAAGTTCACCAGACAGAGCTGGACAAGTTGACTACTCAGTtaaaagacatgaaaagaaACTCACGCCTG GGAGTCCTGTACGATTTAGATAAG caAATCAAAGCAGTCGAAAGATACATGAGAAGGCTGGAGTTCCACATTAGCAAG GTGGATGAGCTTTATGAAGCCTATTGTATCCAAAGACGTCTCTGTGATGGTGCCAGCAAAATGAAGCAAGCCTTTGCAATGTCTCCTGCCAGCAAAGCAGCTCGAGAGAGTTTAACCGAGATCAACAGGAGTTACAAGGAGTACACAGAG AACATGTGTACCATAGAAGCAGAGCTAGAAAACCTATTGGGGGAGTTTTCCATCAAGATGAAAG GTCTGGCTGGCTTCGCTCGGCTCTGCCCAGGAGATCAATACGAG attttcatgcGTTACGGTCGCCAGCGATGGaaactgaaaggcaaaataGAAGTGAATGgcaagcagagctgggatggaGAAGAAATGGTTTTCCTCCCTCTCATTGTTGGACTGATCTCCATTAAG GTCACAGAAGTCAAAGGACTTGCTACTCACATCCTTGTGGGAAGTGTTACCTGTGAGACAAAAGACTTGTTTGCAGCTCGGCCTCAGGTGGTTGCAGTAGACATTAACGACCTCGGCACAATAAAGCTGAATCTTGAAATTACCTGGTA TCCCTTTGATGTTGAAGACTTGACCCCATCCACAGGAAATGTGAGCAAGGCATCTGCTCTCCAGAGGAGAATGTCCATGTACAGCCAAGGCACTCCCGAAACACCAACCTTCAAGGACCACTCATTCTTT AAATGGCTGCATCCACTGCAAGACAGGCCAAAGTTGACAATCTTAGATGCTCTGCAAGACACTTTCTTTGACAAGCTTCGTCGCAGTCGCTCTTTTAGTGACCTGCCATCGCTCAGGCTAAGCCCAAAAGCAGGGCTAGAGCTATAT TCGAATTTGCCAGATGAAGTCTTTGAAAATGGAACAGTGATCACTGAGAAACGGCCTCTTTCTTTTACCTTTGGCGACCTGCCTTACGAAGACCGTGTGCCCCCTGCCAACTCAGCAGAGTCATCTTCTGCTCACATCAGCTCCAGCCCTGACATCActgccacccccacccagcACCGAGCCCTCAAGTCCTCCAAGAGCTCAAGCCTGGACTGTAGCAGCAGCGACTCCCGCAGAGACTCTGTCACCGAGCCGAAGGACCTGCCATCCCAGGGAGAGGGAACAGCGGTTGAGAACAAGACCACCCCAAGGGCAGCTCCTGAAGTTTGCCAAAAATCCTCTGATGCTGGGAGTGATCATGTCTTTATAGAAACAAGTGTCCCAGTGTCTCTCCTGCAGGACACGGATGAAGGTTCAGAGCTCAAGCCTGTGGAGCTGGATACCTATGAGGGCAACATCACGAAGCAGCTGGTAAAAAGGCTTACATCAGCAGAGGCACCCATGACCCCAGAGAGGCTGCCATGTGAGGGATCAATTAGTGGGGAATCAGAAGGATATAAATCTTACCTCGATGGAAGCATTGAAGAAGCCTTGCAAGGGCTTCTCTTAGCTCTTGAGCCACATAAAGAGCAGTATAAAGAGTTTCAGGACCTGGACCAAGAAGTGATGCATCTAGATGACGTCCTAAAA TGCAAGCCAGCAGTAAGCCGAAGCAGGTCCTCCAGTTTAAGTCTAACAGTTGAAAGTGCTTTAGAAAGCTTTGATTTCCTGAACACCTCTGACTTTGATGATGAGGATGGTGGTTGTGTGGAGGTTTGTAATGGTGGAGGAGTTGCAGACTCAGTATTTTCAGATACTGAGATTGAGAAGAATAG ctacAGGACAGAGCACCCAGAAGCCAGAGGCCACCTGAGCGAAGCTCTCACTGAGGACACAGGCGTGGGCACCAGCGTGGCCGGCAGCCCTCTGCCCCTGACCACAGGGAATGACAGCCTCGATATAACCATAGTTAAGCACTTGCAGTATTGCACACAGCTCATTCAG CAAATTGTATTCTCCAGTAAAACACCATTCGTGACAAGAGACCTCCTGGATAAGCTGTCCAGGCAGATCCTCGTGATGGAGAACATTGTGGAGATCAGCACTGAGAACTTGGGAAACATCACCTCCCTTACTGATG CAATTCCAGAGTTCCACAAAAAGCTGTCGCTGCTGGCTTTCTGGATGAAGTGTACTGGCCCTTCAGGAGTGTATCACACGTCTGCAGACAAGATGATGAAGCAGTTGGATATCAATTTTGCCACCACTGTGAATGAGGAGTGTCCAGGGCTTGCAGAAACAG TCTTCAGGATCCTGGTGTCTCAGATCTTGGACCGGACGGAGCCTGTCCTCTACTCCAGCATGTCCTCCGAGATCATTACCGTCTTTCAGTATTACAACTATTTTGCCAGCCACAGTGTTAATGACCTTGGAAGCTATTTGCTGCAGCTCGCAAAAGAAG CCTCTGTAGTTCAGGTGCTGCAGTCAGTGAAAGatggaaaactgcagcaaaatgtGGCCAAAATAAACTCCAATAACCTTCCGCCACAGCAAGAAGTTTTGAGAGCTTTGGCTTTGCTtctcaatgaaaataaaaacgAAGTCAGTGAGACTGTGGCATCACTTCTGACAGCTACCACAGAGAACAGGCACTTCAGGGAGAAG GCCTTGATTTATTACTGTGAAGCACTAACCCAGCCCAacctccagctgcagaaagcagcttgcTTGGCTTTACGATACCTCAAG GCTACTGAGAGTATTAAAATGCTGGTCACACTCTGCCAATCCGACAACGAAGAGATCAGAAAAGTGGCATCCGAAACCCTGCTCTCCCTTG GTGAAGATGGGAGGCTGGCATATGAACAGCTGGACAAATTTCCCCGGGAGTTTGCTAAAGTTGGAAGCCGCCGTGGAACTGAAACTGCCACAGCTTTTTAG
- the RIPOR2 gene encoding rho family-interacting cell polarization regulator 2 isoform X1: MQHAQDEMTAPGEEDDAFGEVFWRRALPRGWGAAVPEERWAASERRPGARCEPRRARAAPPAAAGISSRLPEIMSIGSHSFSPGGPNGIIRSQSFAGFSGLQERRSRCNSFIENSSALKKPQAKVKKMHNLGHKNSTTPKEPQPKRMEEVYRALKNGLDEYLEVHQTELDKLTTQLKDMKRNSRLGVLYDLDKQIKAVERYMRRLEFHISKVDELYEAYCIQRRLCDGASKMKQAFAMSPASKAARESLTEINRSYKEYTENMCTIEAELENLLGEFSIKMKGLAGFARLCPGDQYEIFMRYGRQRWKLKGKIEVNGKQSWDGEEMVFLPLIVGLISIKVTEVKGLATHILVGSVTCETKDLFAARPQVVAVDINDLGTIKLNLEITWYPFDVEDLTPSTGNVSKASALQRRMSMYSQGTPETPTFKDHSFFSNLPDEVFENGTVITEKRPLSFTFGDLPYEDRVPPANSAESSSAHISSSPDITATPTQHRALKSSKSSSLDCSSSDSRRDSVTEPKDLPSQGEGTAVENKTTPRAAPEVCQKSSDAGSDHVFIETSVPVSLLQDTDEGSELKPVELDTYEGNITKQLVKRLTSAEAPMTPERLPCEGSISGESEGYKSYLDGSIEEALQGLLLALEPHKEQYKEFQDLDQEVMHLDDVLKCKPAVSRSRSSSLSLTVESALESFDFLNTSDFDDEDGGCVEVCNGGGVADSVFSDTEIEKNSYRTEHPEARGHLSEALTEDTGVGTSVAGSPLPLTTGNDSLDITIVKHLQYCTQLIQQIVFSSKTPFVTRDLLDKLSRQILVMENIVEISTENLGNITSLTDAIPEFHKKLSLLAFWMKCTGPSGVYHTSADKMMKQLDINFATTVNEECPGLAETVFRILVSQILDRTEPVLYSSMSSEIITVFQYYNYFASHSVNDLGSYLLQLAKEASVVQVLQSVKDGKLQQNVAKINSNNLPPQQEVLRALALLLNENKNEVSETVASLLTATTENRHFREKALIYYCEALTQPNLQLQKAACLALRYLKATESIKMLVTLCQSDNEEIRKVASETLLSLGEDGRLAYEQLDKFPREFAKVGSRRGTETATAF; this comes from the exons gAATATCTTCCAGGCTTCCTGAAATCATGTCAATAGGATCACACTCATTCTCTCCAGGAGGTCCTAATGGGATTATCAGAAGCCAGTCCTTCGCTGGCTTCAGCGGGCTTCAGGAGAGACGCTCCAG GTGTAACTCCTTTATTGAAAATTCCTCTGCACTCAAGAAGCCCCAAGCAAAGGTGAAGAAAATGCATAACCTGGGCCATAAGAACAGCACCACGCCCAAAGAGCCCCAGCCGAAAAGGATGGAGGAGGTCTATCGAGCCCTGAAGAATGGCTTGGA TGAGTATCTGGAAGTTCACCAGACAGAGCTGGACAAGTTGACTACTCAGTtaaaagacatgaaaagaaACTCACGCCTG GGAGTCCTGTACGATTTAGATAAG caAATCAAAGCAGTCGAAAGATACATGAGAAGGCTGGAGTTCCACATTAGCAAG GTGGATGAGCTTTATGAAGCCTATTGTATCCAAAGACGTCTCTGTGATGGTGCCAGCAAAATGAAGCAAGCCTTTGCAATGTCTCCTGCCAGCAAAGCAGCTCGAGAGAGTTTAACCGAGATCAACAGGAGTTACAAGGAGTACACAGAG AACATGTGTACCATAGAAGCAGAGCTAGAAAACCTATTGGGGGAGTTTTCCATCAAGATGAAAG GTCTGGCTGGCTTCGCTCGGCTCTGCCCAGGAGATCAATACGAG attttcatgcGTTACGGTCGCCAGCGATGGaaactgaaaggcaaaataGAAGTGAATGgcaagcagagctgggatggaGAAGAAATGGTTTTCCTCCCTCTCATTGTTGGACTGATCTCCATTAAG GTCACAGAAGTCAAAGGACTTGCTACTCACATCCTTGTGGGAAGTGTTACCTGTGAGACAAAAGACTTGTTTGCAGCTCGGCCTCAGGTGGTTGCAGTAGACATTAACGACCTCGGCACAATAAAGCTGAATCTTGAAATTACCTGGTA TCCCTTTGATGTTGAAGACTTGACCCCATCCACAGGAAATGTGAGCAAGGCATCTGCTCTCCAGAGGAGAATGTCCATGTACAGCCAAGGCACTCCCGAAACACCAACCTTCAAGGACCACTCATTCTTT TCGAATTTGCCAGATGAAGTCTTTGAAAATGGAACAGTGATCACTGAGAAACGGCCTCTTTCTTTTACCTTTGGCGACCTGCCTTACGAAGACCGTGTGCCCCCTGCCAACTCAGCAGAGTCATCTTCTGCTCACATCAGCTCCAGCCCTGACATCActgccacccccacccagcACCGAGCCCTCAAGTCCTCCAAGAGCTCAAGCCTGGACTGTAGCAGCAGCGACTCCCGCAGAGACTCTGTCACCGAGCCGAAGGACCTGCCATCCCAGGGAGAGGGAACAGCGGTTGAGAACAAGACCACCCCAAGGGCAGCTCCTGAAGTTTGCCAAAAATCCTCTGATGCTGGGAGTGATCATGTCTTTATAGAAACAAGTGTCCCAGTGTCTCTCCTGCAGGACACGGATGAAGGTTCAGAGCTCAAGCCTGTGGAGCTGGATACCTATGAGGGCAACATCACGAAGCAGCTGGTAAAAAGGCTTACATCAGCAGAGGCACCCATGACCCCAGAGAGGCTGCCATGTGAGGGATCAATTAGTGGGGAATCAGAAGGATATAAATCTTACCTCGATGGAAGCATTGAAGAAGCCTTGCAAGGGCTTCTCTTAGCTCTTGAGCCACATAAAGAGCAGTATAAAGAGTTTCAGGACCTGGACCAAGAAGTGATGCATCTAGATGACGTCCTAAAA TGCAAGCCAGCAGTAAGCCGAAGCAGGTCCTCCAGTTTAAGTCTAACAGTTGAAAGTGCTTTAGAAAGCTTTGATTTCCTGAACACCTCTGACTTTGATGATGAGGATGGTGGTTGTGTGGAGGTTTGTAATGGTGGAGGAGTTGCAGACTCAGTATTTTCAGATACTGAGATTGAGAAGAATAG ctacAGGACAGAGCACCCAGAAGCCAGAGGCCACCTGAGCGAAGCTCTCACTGAGGACACAGGCGTGGGCACCAGCGTGGCCGGCAGCCCTCTGCCCCTGACCACAGGGAATGACAGCCTCGATATAACCATAGTTAAGCACTTGCAGTATTGCACACAGCTCATTCAG CAAATTGTATTCTCCAGTAAAACACCATTCGTGACAAGAGACCTCCTGGATAAGCTGTCCAGGCAGATCCTCGTGATGGAGAACATTGTGGAGATCAGCACTGAGAACTTGGGAAACATCACCTCCCTTACTGATG CAATTCCAGAGTTCCACAAAAAGCTGTCGCTGCTGGCTTTCTGGATGAAGTGTACTGGCCCTTCAGGAGTGTATCACACGTCTGCAGACAAGATGATGAAGCAGTTGGATATCAATTTTGCCACCACTGTGAATGAGGAGTGTCCAGGGCTTGCAGAAACAG TCTTCAGGATCCTGGTGTCTCAGATCTTGGACCGGACGGAGCCTGTCCTCTACTCCAGCATGTCCTCCGAGATCATTACCGTCTTTCAGTATTACAACTATTTTGCCAGCCACAGTGTTAATGACCTTGGAAGCTATTTGCTGCAGCTCGCAAAAGAAG CCTCTGTAGTTCAGGTGCTGCAGTCAGTGAAAGatggaaaactgcagcaaaatgtGGCCAAAATAAACTCCAATAACCTTCCGCCACAGCAAGAAGTTTTGAGAGCTTTGGCTTTGCTtctcaatgaaaataaaaacgAAGTCAGTGAGACTGTGGCATCACTTCTGACAGCTACCACAGAGAACAGGCACTTCAGGGAGAAG GCCTTGATTTATTACTGTGAAGCACTAACCCAGCCCAacctccagctgcagaaagcagcttgcTTGGCTTTACGATACCTCAAG GCTACTGAGAGTATTAAAATGCTGGTCACACTCTGCCAATCCGACAACGAAGAGATCAGAAAAGTGGCATCCGAAACCCTGCTCTCCCTTG GTGAAGATGGGAGGCTGGCATATGAACAGCTGGACAAATTTCCCCGGGAGTTTGCTAAAGTTGGAAGCCGCCGTGGAACTGAAACTGCCACAGCTTTTTAG